Proteins found in one Erythrobacter sp. 3-20A1M genomic segment:
- a CDS encoding 2Fe-2S iron-sulfur cluster-binding protein codes for MPKLTVITREGQESTIEVGDGLTVMEAIRDNGFDELLALCGGCCSCATCHVHVDPAFRDKLPPLGEDEDDLLESSEHRNEDSRLSCQIPFEPELDGLKVTIAAED; via the coding sequence ATGCCGAAACTGACGGTGATCACGCGCGAAGGCCAGGAAAGCACGATCGAGGTCGGCGACGGGCTGACCGTGATGGAGGCGATCCGCGACAACGGCTTCGACGAATTGCTGGCGCTGTGCGGCGGCTGCTGCTCGTGCGCGACGTGCCACGTCCACGTCGATCCCGCGTTCCGTGACAAGCTGCCGCCGCTGGGCGAGGACGAGGACGACCTGCTGGAGAGCAGCGAGCATCGCAACGAGGATTCGCGCCTGTCGTGCCAGATCCCCTTCGAACCCGAACTCGACGGGCTGAAGGTCACGATCGCGGCGGAGGACTGA
- a CDS encoding DNA-3-methyladenine glycosylase, with amino-acid sequence MGLSADQIRNGLDAIAAHDPRMARALSVAGYPEPRIRERGYRTMLRTIVGQQVSVASADSVWRKLEAELGEDIPAADLLGRDFDALRACGLSRQKQGYVRSLCELVEAREIDFENLPADDEEAIALLTRIKGIGRWSAEIYLLFAEGRPDIWPAGDLAVQKAVGRIAGLDEAPGEKETRAIGEDWRPHRGAAAIFTWHAYYVPTL; translated from the coding sequence ATGGGCCTCAGCGCCGATCAGATCAGGAATGGGCTGGATGCCATCGCGGCGCACGACCCGCGTATGGCGCGCGCGCTGTCGGTGGCGGGCTATCCCGAACCGCGCATTCGCGAACGCGGCTATCGCACCATGTTGCGCACCATCGTCGGCCAGCAGGTGAGCGTCGCCTCCGCCGACAGCGTCTGGCGCAAGCTGGAGGCGGAACTGGGCGAAGACATTCCGGCAGCCGACCTGCTGGGGCGCGATTTCGACGCGTTGCGCGCCTGCGGCCTGTCGCGCCAGAAACAGGGCTACGTCCGCTCGCTGTGCGAACTCGTCGAGGCGCGGGAGATCGATTTCGAGAACCTGCCCGCCGACGACGAGGAAGCGATCGCCCTGCTTACTCGGATCAAGGGGATCGGACGCTGGTCGGCGGAAATCTACCTGCTCTTCGCGGAAGGTCGCCCCGATATCTGGCCCGCGGGCGATCTGGCGGTGCAGAAGGCGGTGGGCCGCATCGCGGGCCTGGACGAGGCACCGGGCGAGAAGGAAACCCGCGCCATCGGGGAGGACTGGCGCCCCCATCGCGGCGCGGCGGCGATCTTCACCTGGCACGCCTATTACGTGCCCACGCTCTGA
- a CDS encoding cysteine synthase A, whose protein sequence is MTTHMTTADTLSLIGNTPLVRLAGPSEAAGCDIFGKCEFTNPGASVKDRAALFIVRDAEEKGLLKPGGTVVEGTAGNTGIGLALVANARGYRTIIVMPENQSREKMDTLRALGAELVLVPPTKYANPGHFVHTSRRLAEETEGAVWANQFDNTANRKAHIEGTAKELWEQLDGRIDGFTCAAGTGGTIAGTGMGLKSYDEDCVIALTDPHGAALYNYYAHGELEAEGSSVAEGIGQGRITGNLEGAPIDTQFRISDEEGLAWVARLLREEGLCLGLSSGINVAGAVALGKMLVEQGREAPRVATILCDTGFRYLSTLYDADWLRSKACRCPTGCRGRNDGVEITPWRWSENAGRVRGALPRPRWAARAGRRCSACRSGCSAWAR, encoded by the coding sequence ATGACGACACATATGACGACTGCCGACACGCTCTCGCTGATCGGCAACACACCGCTGGTTCGCCTGGCCGGACCCAGCGAGGCCGCGGGCTGCGACATCTTCGGCAAATGCGAATTCACCAACCCCGGCGCCTCGGTAAAGGACCGGGCGGCGCTCTTCATCGTCCGCGACGCGGAAGAGAAGGGTCTGCTGAAGCCCGGCGGCACGGTCGTGGAAGGGACCGCGGGCAATACCGGCATCGGCCTGGCGCTGGTCGCCAATGCGCGCGGATACCGCACCATCATCGTGATGCCGGAAAACCAGAGCCGGGAGAAGATGGACACGCTGCGCGCGCTGGGGGCCGAGCTGGTGCTGGTGCCACCGACCAAATACGCCAATCCGGGCCATTTCGTGCACACCTCGCGCCGCCTGGCGGAAGAGACCGAGGGCGCCGTGTGGGCGAACCAGTTCGACAACACCGCCAATCGCAAGGCGCATATCGAGGGTACGGCGAAGGAGCTGTGGGAACAGCTGGACGGGCGGATCGACGGCTTCACTTGTGCGGCGGGCACCGGCGGCACGATCGCGGGCACGGGCATGGGGCTGAAAAGCTACGACGAGGATTGCGTGATCGCGCTGACCGATCCGCATGGCGCGGCGCTCTACAATTATTACGCGCATGGCGAGCTGGAGGCGGAGGGATCGTCCGTCGCGGAAGGGATCGGGCAGGGCCGGATCACCGGCAATCTGGAAGGTGCGCCGATCGACACGCAGTTCCGCATTTCGGACGAGGAAGGCCTGGCATGGGTCGCCCGGCTCCTGCGCGAGGAGGGGCTGTGCCTGGGCCTGTCGAGCGGGATCAACGTCGCGGGCGCGGTCGCCCTGGGCAAGATGCTGGTCGAACAGGGGCGCGAGGCGCCGCGCGTCGCCACCATCCTGTGCGATACTGGTTTTCGCTATCTCTCCACGCTGTACGACGCGGACTGGCTGCGGTCGAAGGCCTGCCGGTGCCCGACTGGTTGCAGGGGCAGGAATGACGGCGTAGAAATCACGCCATGGCGCTGGTCGGAAAACGCAGGAAGGGTGAGGGGCGCATTGCCGCGGCCCCGCTGGGCGGCTCGCGCGGGGAGGCGATGCAGCGCCTGCAGGTCGGGTTGCTCGGCCTGGGCGCGATGA